One genomic window of Micropterus dolomieu isolate WLL.071019.BEF.003 ecotype Adirondacks linkage group LG06, ASM2129224v1, whole genome shotgun sequence includes the following:
- the LOC123973126 gene encoding titin-like, with the protein MRHRKAQASTFMKMKIKAVTASDIKHNSVTLKISAPRFGAENITSYSVEYCVRGENGWQQETASKAGEVTVSHLSPNTEYMFRCRAVTSAGVGPANEATINIPGPPLPHWRHFPPPPSVPGDPSVSDGADEGDGHATGQQ; encoded by the exons ATGAGACACAGAAAGGCTCAAGCATCTACatttatgaaaatgaaaatcaaagCGGTAACAGCAAGTGACATAAAGCACAACAGTGTGACACTGAAGATTTCTGCGCCCAGATTTGGAGCAGAGAACATCACCTCCTACTCTGTAGAGTACTGTGTCAGAGGAGAGAATGGATGGCAACAAGAGACAGCATCAAAAGCTGGAGAAGTCACAGTGAGCCATCTGAGTCCTAACACAGAGTATATGTTCAGATGCAGAGCAGTGACCTCAGCAGGTGTTGGGCCGGCCAATGAAGCCACGATAAACATTCCAGGGCCGCCTCTTCCACACTG GAGGCACTTTCCACCACCACCTTCTGTCCCTGGTGACCCATCAGTCAGTGACGGGGCAGACGAAGGGGATGGTCATGCAACTGGACAGCAGTGA